Genomic segment of Syntrophorhabdaceae bacterium:
GGTCAGCCATGAAACTATCCGATAATAATGTTTCGAAGGCATCGAAATTGCTGGGTATTAACAGGAACACCCTGAGCAAGAAGGTTAAGGAAGCTCAGAATACAAACCGCCGGCCTCAGAAAAAATCAAACCGCTAAGACATATCTCGCAATAAGGTCACCAACCTCTTTTGTACCCATCCCCATCTTTCCTGCTTCAAGTGATTTTATATCGTTTTTCAGCGCCACTTGAACTGCTTTTTCAATAGTATCAGCTGCTTGCTGCTCCCCGATAAATCCAAGCATCATCCCGCCTGCAAGGATCGACGCAAGTGGATTAATTACGTTCTTACCGGTATATTTCGGGGCAGATCCCCCCATTGGCTCAAACATCGATACACCTTCGGGGTTAATATTTCCGCCACATGCGATACCAAGGCCGCCCTGTATCATTGCACCCAGATCGGTAATAATATCACCGAACAGATTATCGGTGACGATTACGTCGAACCATTCAGGATTTTTCACCATCCACATACAGGTCGCATCTACGTGGGCATAATCAGTCTTTATATCAGGATATTCTTTCGCAACTTCATAAAAAGCGCGCTCCCAGAGGCCGGAGGCAAATGTGAGGACATTTGTCTTTGCGCATAATGTCAGCTTCTTTTCCTTATCCCGTTTTTTTGTATATTCGAAGGCAAACCGCAGACACCGCTCGACACCTTTTCGTGTGTTGATCGATTCCTGAGTAGCTACCTCGTCCATGGTCCCCTTTTTCAAGATCCCACCTGCTCCTGTATACAATCCTTCCGTGTTCTCTCTTACCACAATAAAATCTATATCTT
This window contains:
- a CDS encoding 3-isopropylmalate dehydrogenase produces the protein MGKEYNIAVIPGDGTGPEVIAEGIKVIDIISKKLGFALKYTYYDLGGERYLKTGEILPDSVLNELKQYHAIYLGAIGHPDVKPGILEKGILLHTRFELDQYINLRPVKLYEGVDTPLKNKGPKDIDFIVVRENTEGLYTGAGGILKKGTMDEVATQESINTRKGVERCLRFAFEYTKKRDKEKKLTLCAKTNVLTFASGLWERAFYEVAKEYPDIKTDYAHVDATCMWMVKNPEWFDVIVTDNLFGDIITDLGAMIQGGLGIACGGNINPEGVSMFEPMGGSAPKYTGKNVINPLASILAGGMMLGFIGEQQAADTIEKAVQVALKNDIKSLEAGKMGMGTKEVGDLIARYVLAV